From a region of the Impatiens glandulifera chromosome 4, dImpGla2.1, whole genome shotgun sequence genome:
- the LOC124934912 gene encoding serine incorporator 3-like: MSCCASLTCGLCTSVTSTISKRSARIAYCGLFGISLIVSLVLREWYQIEAVLRVSLGNFLFFAILAFVMIGVNDQNDQRDSWHYGGWAAKATIWLLFIVLMFFMPDMVVTIYGVLSKFGAGLFLFVQVILLLDATHSWNDSWVAKDEHKWYIVTLLVITVICYIAAFTISGLLFIWFNPSGHDCGLNVFFIVMTMVLAFSFGIIALHPQVNGSLLPASVVSVYCVYICNTAVSCEPRNYECNTLHNSTAASTITLALGMLTTVLSVLYSALHAGSSTTFLSPPSSPKSGGKKSLLSDKDMEDGKDEKEKEAKPVSYSYTFFHLIFALASMYSAMLLSGWTNSSESSDYIDVGWTSVWVRICTLWVTAGLYVWTLVSPLIMTDFGVF, encoded by the exons ATGTCTTGCTGTGCGTCCCTTACATGCGGTCTATGCACCTCAGTGACTTCCACCATCTCCAAGCGTTCAGCTCGAATCGCTTATTGCGGTCTCTTCGGTATCTCCTTGATTGTCTCATTAGTTCTTAGGGAATGGTATCAGATAGAAGCTGTTCTTCGTGTCAGCTTGGGGAACTTCTTGTTTTTTGCAATACTAGCCTTTGTAATGATTGGAGTAAATGATCAAAATGACCAACGTGATTCATGGCATTATGGTGGATGGGCTGCTAAAGCTACAATTTGGCTCCTGTTCATTGTCCTTATGTTTTTCATGCCAGATATGGTTGTAACAATTTATG GAGTCTTATCAAAATTTGGTGCTGGTCTATTTCTGTTTGTGCAAgtcatattattattagatgCCACACACTCATGGAATGATTCATGGGTTGCTAAAGATGAACACAAATG gTATATTGTTACTTTACTTGTGATCACAGTTATATGCTATATTGCAGCATTTACAATTTCAGGACTTCTATTTATCTGGTTTAACCCTTCTGGCCATGATTGTGGTCTCAATGTCTTCTTTATAGTCATGACCATGGTTCTTGCCTTCTCCTTTGGTATAATAGCATTACATCCTCAG GTGAATGGGAGTCTCCTACCAGCATCTGTGGTCTCTGTTTATTGCGTTTATATCTGCAATACAGCTGTCTCTTGTGAGCCTCGAAACTACGAGTGCAATACTCTCCACAACAGCACTGCAGCATCGACTATTACACTTGCTCTAGGGATGCTCACTACAGTTCTCTCGGTTCTTTATTCTGCTCTTCATGCTGGATCCTCCACAACATTTTTATCTCCACCATCCTCACCAAAGTCAG GCGGGAAGAAGTCTCTACTTAGTGATAAGGATATGGAAGATGGGAAAGACGAGAAAGAAAAGGAAGCAAAACCAGTGAGTTACTCATATACATTCTTCCATCTCATTTTTGCTCTGGCTAGCATGTACTCTGCCATGCTTCTTTCGGGTTGGACCAACTCTTCGGAGAGCTCAGACTATATTGATGTTGGGTGGACTTCGGTTTGGGTCAGGATCTGCACTCTGTGGGTCACTGCTGGCCTTTATGTCTGGACTCTTGTTTCTCCTTTGATCATGACCGATTTTGGGGTTTTTTAA